In a single window of the Flavobacterium sp. W4I14 genome:
- a CDS encoding uracil phosphoribosyltransferase (product_source=KO:K00761; cath_funfam=3.40.50.2020; cog=COG0035; ko=KO:K00761; pfam=PF14681; superfamily=53271; tigrfam=TIGR01091): MIFDVSKTKSIANTFIAELRDENIQKDSMRFRKNMERLGEFFAYEISKSLAYTIQEIVTPLGVSPCEVLTQQPVLATILRAGLPLQQGLLNIFDKAECCFISAYRKVKKSGDFVIQMDYISTPDLEGKVLVMADPMLATGQSMVMCCKELINRYKIAELHIVAAIASTEGVAHVRANLPKAKLWLGAIDEEMTSKSYIVPGLGDAGDLAYGEKV; this comes from the coding sequence ATGATTTTTGATGTAAGCAAGACAAAATCTATCGCCAATACCTTTATTGCCGAACTTCGGGATGAGAACATCCAGAAAGATTCGATGCGTTTCCGCAAAAACATGGAAAGGCTTGGTGAGTTTTTTGCCTACGAAATCAGCAAATCATTAGCATATACCATTCAAGAAATCGTAACCCCTTTAGGTGTATCGCCTTGTGAGGTTTTAACTCAGCAGCCTGTTTTAGCTACCATACTCCGAGCCGGGTTGCCACTTCAACAAGGTTTGCTTAACATCTTCGACAAAGCCGAATGCTGTTTTATTTCTGCTTACCGAAAAGTAAAGAAAAGCGGCGATTTTGTAATTCAGATGGATTATATTTCTACCCCAGATTTAGAAGGAAAAGTTTTGGTTATGGCCGACCCAATGTTGGCAACCGGACAAAGCATGGTGATGTGCTGTAAAGAACTGATTAACCGCTACAAAATTGCAGAACTTCATATCGTTGCCGCAATAGCCAGTACAGAAGGTGTTGCGCATGTTCGCGCTAATCTGCCCAAAGCAAAACTTTGGCTGGGGGCAATCGACGAAGAAATGACCAGTAAATCTTATATCGTACCCGGACTTGGCGATGCAGGCGATCTGGCCTACGGAGAGAAGGTTTAG
- a CDS encoding putative hydrolase of the HAD superfamily (product_source=KO:K07025; cath_funfam=3.40.50.1000; cog=COG1011; ko=KO:K07025; pfam=PF13419; superfamily=56784; tigrfam=TIGR02254), translating into MKKHIFFDLDHTIWDFDRNAEETLNELYQIYKLEELGLKSCADFITTYTENNHQLWADYHLGKITKDFLRSERFNKTFIQLGIHPDAVPHQFEDDYVSISPTKTNLFDGAENVLSYLQQKYTLHIISNGFKETTLTKMKLSNLNPYFKNVIISEDVGVNKPNPIIFEYALDKAKALKAESIMIGDSLEADIYGALNFGMEAIFFNPLQKEKPGDVQKEIVHLDELLKLF; encoded by the coding sequence ATGAAAAAGCACATTTTCTTCGACCTTGACCACACCATTTGGGATTTTGACCGTAATGCCGAAGAAACATTAAATGAGCTATACCAAATCTACAAATTAGAGGAGCTTGGCTTAAAATCCTGTGCCGACTTTATTACTACTTATACTGAAAACAACCATCAGCTATGGGCCGATTATCATTTGGGAAAAATTACCAAAGATTTTTTAAGATCGGAAAGGTTTAACAAAACATTCATTCAATTAGGTATTCATCCCGATGCGGTACCTCATCAATTTGAGGACGATTATGTAAGTATCTCACCCACCAAAACCAATTTGTTCGATGGGGCAGAAAATGTTTTGAGCTACCTACAGCAAAAATATACCCTACATATTATTTCTAATGGCTTTAAGGAAACGACCTTAACCAAAATGAAGCTCTCTAACCTTAACCCTTATTTCAAAAACGTAATTATCTCAGAAGATGTGGGCGTAAACAAACCCAATCCTATTATTTTCGAATATGCCTTAGATAAGGCCAAAGCCTTAAAGGCAGAAAGCATTATGATTGGTGATAGTCTTGAAGCTGATATTTATGGCGCTTTGAATTTTGGTATGGAGGCTATATTTTTCAATCCTTTACAGAAAGAAAAACCTGGTGATGTACAGAAAGAAATTGTGCATCTCGATGAATTATTGAAACTTTTTTAG
- a CDS encoding hypothetical protein (product_source=Hypo-rule applied) translates to MHLIIFSNILTPRIKYIFNFIFKDILKTELEFTGNSQYFLQSEHIKVSYGEEPLGEELFFKRTALLFSNKLEEIKPKTIPFGEYQAPFPVAQSALPFDVFAASFFILSRYEEYFYPKKDEEEFRPSKSHQHKWKILDKPIIDEWALIIKSLIKKKHPHFKFHEKNFQHQPTIHFNILPNLPEGLLNRTKFIFSAIFKKENNYLSSKFDRLTGVGINNEQVLDEVNQLFSSKKSNPLYFVDFPEVPINYIRINGVSKILSNQSVGLLRPCASDKQKMLEIKEGLVKLKKINSNPAPISSQQLEVLKFPICYLNILNSGITSDYSMGYSNVSGFRAGTCTPFNWYDLQLEKVTSLIVNSYCLTDYILQFLTHEAATKTIHQHIDAVKVVNGTFYSSWSLKSLSSSAKYKKLKLLFKEMLDYAGN, encoded by the coding sequence ATGCATCTAATCATCTTCTCCAATATATTAACGCCTCGGATTAAATATATCTTTAATTTTATTTTTAAAGATATTCTTAAAACAGAATTGGAATTTACGGGCAATAGTCAATATTTTCTACAAAGCGAGCACATCAAAGTCAGTTATGGTGAGGAACCATTAGGTGAGGAACTTTTTTTTAAGCGCACCGCTTTACTCTTCTCTAACAAATTAGAAGAAATTAAGCCAAAAACCATTCCTTTTGGCGAATATCAGGCTCCGTTTCCGGTTGCACAATCAGCCTTGCCATTTGATGTTTTTGCCGCCTCATTTTTTATATTAAGTCGGTATGAGGAATATTTTTATCCCAAAAAAGACGAAGAAGAATTTAGGCCATCAAAAAGCCATCAGCATAAATGGAAGATTTTAGATAAACCGATTATTGATGAATGGGCATTGATCATTAAAAGTCTGATCAAAAAAAAGCATCCACATTTTAAGTTCCACGAAAAGAATTTCCAGCACCAGCCAACCATTCACTTCAATATTTTGCCCAACCTGCCCGAGGGATTATTAAATAGGACCAAATTTATTTTCAGTGCCATCTTTAAAAAAGAAAACAATTACCTGAGCTCGAAATTTGACAGGTTAACAGGGGTAGGGATTAATAATGAACAGGTTTTAGATGAGGTAAACCAACTATTTTCTTCAAAAAAAAGTAATCCTCTTTATTTTGTCGATTTTCCTGAAGTGCCGATAAATTACATTAGAATAAATGGCGTTTCAAAAATACTTAGCAATCAATCAGTTGGATTATTAAGACCTTGTGCCAGCGATAAGCAAAAAATGCTCGAGATTAAAGAAGGCCTGGTTAAGCTCAAAAAAATTAACTCAAACCCAGCACCAATAAGTAGTCAGCAGTTAGAAGTATTAAAATTCCCTATTTGTTATTTAAATATTCTTAATTCCGGAATTACTTCCGACTATTCTATGGGTTACAGTAATGTATCTGGTTTTAGGGCCGGAACTTGCACGCCATTTAACTGGTACGATCTTCAGCTCGAAAAAGTAACCTCTTTAATCGTTAATTCTTACTGCCTCACCGATTATATTCTTCAGTTTTTAACACATGAGGCAGCCACTAAAACAATACACCAACATATTGATGCAGTGAAGGTGGTAAACGGTACCTTTTATAGCAGTTGGAGTCTAAAAAGTCTGTCTTCAAGTGCAAAATACAAAAAACTAAAATTGCTCTTTAAAGAAATGCTCGATTACGCGGGAAATTGA
- a CDS encoding hypothetical protein (product_source=Hypo-rule applied; cath_funfam=1.10.1160.10; cleavage_site_network=SignalP-noTM; pfam=PF14771; superfamily=54334), whose protein sequence is MKKTIFLGLAMLFATLSFAQNNRSIAEVFLQIVKPGKYNVYLDEELVGSVNGRFRFYNVYNSAPVLSIIQGNTVLLKQRIRVIPQQRLVLSFEDKRLITLKQLTIYRNRQYALNDFDGYTGDYNTGIVPPVTPQPELNYRLLSDEAFQAFLTQYRRESFDDGRLRMINVVSKNSSLLSAQARVLLKSFSFDDERLKVARNLYKNVADPQNYFTLSDIFVFPSNKDDFLKYLEKQ, encoded by the coding sequence ATGAAGAAAACCATCTTTTTAGGATTGGCAATGCTTTTTGCTACCCTAAGTTTCGCTCAAAACAACCGTAGCATAGCCGAAGTATTTCTGCAAATCGTTAAGCCTGGCAAGTATAATGTATATTTAGATGAAGAATTGGTTGGATCGGTCAACGGCAGGTTCCGATTTTACAATGTATACAATTCAGCACCAGTACTATCTATTATTCAGGGCAATACTGTTTTGCTAAAACAGAGAATAAGGGTTATCCCACAACAGCGGCTTGTTTTAAGTTTTGAAGATAAACGGTTAATTACCTTAAAGCAGCTAACGATCTATCGGAATAGACAATATGCACTTAATGATTTTGACGGTTATACCGGAGACTATAACACGGGGATCGTTCCGCCGGTAACACCACAGCCCGAGTTGAATTACAGACTGCTATCTGATGAAGCTTTTCAGGCATTTTTAACACAATACAGAAGAGAAAGTTTTGATGATGGCAGGTTGAGGATGATCAATGTGGTGAGCAAAAATTCGTCCTTACTGAGTGCTCAGGCAAGGGTACTCTTAAAATCTTTCTCCTTTGATGATGAGCGTTTGAAGGTAGCCCGGAACCTTTACAAAAATGTTGCCGACCCGCAGAACTATTTTACCTTATCCGATATTTTTGTTTTTCCATCCAATAAGGACGACTTCTTAAAATATTTGGAGAAACAGTAA
- a CDS encoding FkbM family methyltransferase (product_source=TIGR01444; cath_funfam=3.40.50.150; pfam=PF05050; superfamily=53335; tigrfam=TIGR01444), with the protein MIKSIKKALSKYLPVNYFAYSKSYSQDGEDMILKAIYEQKKGYKGFFVDVGAHHPVRYSNTNYFYKRGWKGINIEPTPSAIGAFNTFRKRDINLNIGIGPEKTKLKFYCFNEPALNSFSEEVSKRIDTESAKYKIIKELDIDVLPLGDVLDQHLPANTTIDFLSIDVEGLDYQVLLSNNWDKYKPSVILVEENVNVDELNNSPIYKFLKDKGYAFFAKTLRTCVYRL; encoded by the coding sequence ATGATTAAATCAATAAAAAAAGCACTATCAAAATACTTACCTGTTAATTATTTCGCCTACAGTAAATCATACTCACAAGATGGTGAGGACATGATACTTAAAGCGATTTATGAGCAGAAAAAAGGGTATAAAGGCTTCTTTGTAGATGTTGGCGCACATCATCCCGTAAGATATTCCAATACCAATTACTTTTATAAACGTGGATGGAAGGGGATTAACATTGAACCTACGCCATCGGCTATTGGCGCTTTTAATACCTTTAGAAAAAGAGACATTAATTTAAATATTGGTATAGGTCCGGAAAAAACCAAACTTAAGTTCTACTGTTTTAACGAGCCTGCATTGAATAGTTTTTCTGAAGAGGTTTCTAAAAGGATCGACACCGAATCCGCTAAATATAAAATTATAAAAGAACTTGATATTGATGTACTGCCTTTAGGTGATGTCTTGGATCAACATCTGCCAGCCAATACCACTATCGATTTTTTGAGTATTGATGTGGAAGGTTTGGATTACCAGGTTTTACTTTCCAATAACTGGGATAAGTATAAACCAAGTGTTATTTTGGTAGAAGAGAATGTTAATGTTGATGAGCTGAATAATTCGCCGATATACAAATTTCTAAAGGATAAGGGTTACGCCTTTTTTGCAAAAACTTTACGCACCTGCGTTTATCGCCTATAA
- a CDS encoding hypothetical protein (product_source=Hypo-rule applied; superfamily=55753): MLSEEAKTAYDNFYSNSDMAWRMLYAKYKAQNIVDVCKGLKPKST, from the coding sequence ATGTTAAGCGAAGAAGCAAAAACGGCCTACGATAATTTTTATAGCAATAGCGATATGGCCTGGAGAATGCTGTATGCAAAATATAAAGCCCAGAACATCGTTGATGTATGCAAAGGACTAAAACCTAAAAGTACTTGA
- a CDS encoding hypothetical protein (product_source=Hypo-rule applied; pfam=PF12867; superfamily=109854), giving the protein MRAAKIKASIHKIVDAYKSKLSHYSEDIFQTTPPIGGWSYSEVYSHIFDSSLLSLIALERAASGKGENKPTHFIVKLILVLGTLPPAKKYKVPKRLAERVKKISKTEALDFILEFEKGLDDNYPVIAHAKANCKTKHPRLGYLNAKQWLRFIEIHLKHHLKQLERVEKSF; this is encoded by the coding sequence ATGAGGGCTGCAAAAATAAAGGCATCGATACATAAAATTGTCGATGCCTATAAATCGAAATTATCTCACTATTCCGAGGATATTTTTCAAACCACGCCACCCATTGGCGGGTGGAGTTACAGCGAAGTATATTCGCATATTTTCGATTCAAGCCTGCTCTCGTTAATTGCACTCGAACGCGCAGCAAGCGGTAAAGGCGAAAACAAACCCACGCATTTTATTGTAAAACTGATTTTGGTCTTAGGCACTTTACCACCGGCAAAAAAGTATAAAGTTCCGAAAAGACTGGCCGAGCGTGTTAAAAAAATCAGCAAAACAGAAGCGCTCGATTTTATTTTAGAGTTTGAAAAAGGTCTTGATGATAATTATCCTGTAATTGCCCATGCAAAAGCCAATTGTAAAACAAAACACCCACGACTAGGTTATCTAAATGCCAAGCAATGGCTAAGGTTTATCGAAATTCATTTAAAACATCACCTCAAGCAGCTAGAAAGAGTAGAAAAGAGTTTTTAG
- a CDS encoding hypothetical protein (product_source=Hypo-rule applied; cath_funfam=3.40.390.10; cleavage_site_network=SignalP-noTM; pfam=PF12388; superfamily=55486): MKNRKMIVRLLMISAISISIFACKKGESNVSQEEVKKTDAVYSYIRSLGFPASAIKDLGKEYLVEEDIAFSKDMIIPSTSGPKTEQYYTGNLVSSANRTNIRIYVDASMASLSAEVNSAVNQWNTVPSSNIHFNLVTSGSYDILIMDENLGNGYCGVARFPINGNAGGLIKINKTYISGNSFDQRQRTIAHEIGHCVGFRHTNWSANGEPQNGTDDIGTPASAIDVPNVGGTDPSSIMNGGQCGIGAAYFSIKDKQAIASLYPVVTSGPSGTLTTMAGIDMGVDDGVYFWGLSGLVTKGNSTSINGPTQQYFLPSGKNFGDVIDMAISNAGRSYVWYKDGTMSVGQSIGNFGDYILPKSYILPAGKTPLDVIGIAILKSNDHCFAFYSDGTFSEGNSTNLGAYVGLQNYALPPGKNYNEIVDIGIAASSGWFYAWYSDNKMSVGTSTDLNYWIPLKSMD, encoded by the coding sequence ATGAAAAACAGAAAAATGATTGTGAGGTTGCTCATGATCTCCGCTATTTCTATCTCAATTTTCGCCTGTAAAAAAGGAGAAAGTAATGTTAGCCAGGAGGAAGTAAAAAAAACAGATGCTGTTTACTCCTACATTAGAAGCCTAGGTTTCCCAGCATCAGCTATTAAAGATCTCGGTAAAGAATATCTTGTAGAAGAAGATATTGCCTTCTCAAAGGATATGATTATCCCTTCAACTTCAGGGCCAAAAACAGAACAGTATTATACAGGAAATCTTGTGAGTTCTGCTAACAGAACCAATATCAGAATTTATGTTGATGCATCTATGGCATCTTTAAGTGCGGAAGTCAATTCTGCAGTTAATCAATGGAATACAGTACCAAGTTCTAATATTCATTTTAATCTTGTAACAAGTGGTAGTTATGATATTCTCATTATGGATGAAAATTTAGGAAATGGTTATTGCGGTGTTGCCCGTTTTCCTATTAATGGAAATGCCGGAGGATTAATCAAGATTAACAAGACTTATATCTCTGGAAATAGTTTTGACCAGAGACAGCGGACAATTGCCCATGAAATAGGCCATTGCGTTGGATTCAGGCACACAAATTGGTCCGCAAATGGCGAACCACAAAACGGTACTGATGATATTGGAACTCCAGCAAGTGCGATAGACGTTCCGAATGTTGGTGGCACAGATCCATCCTCTATAATGAATGGAGGTCAATGTGGTATCGGTGCTGCTTATTTCTCAATTAAAGATAAACAAGCTATTGCTTCATTATATCCTGTAGTAACTTCAGGTCCATCAGGAACATTAACCACAATGGCAGGGATAGACATGGGCGTAGATGATGGTGTATATTTTTGGGGTTTATCTGGCTTGGTTACTAAAGGCAACTCAACTTCAATTAATGGCCCTACCCAACAGTATTTTCTGCCTTCTGGTAAGAATTTTGGTGACGTTATAGATATGGCGATTTCTAATGCAGGGCGTAGTTACGTGTGGTACAAAGACGGGACCATGTCGGTAGGTCAGAGTATTGGTAATTTCGGAGATTATATCCTGCCAAAAAGCTATATTCTTCCGGCAGGGAAAACACCTTTAGATGTGATAGGCATTGCAATCTTAAAATCTAACGATCACTGTTTTGCATTTTATAGTGATGGTACATTTTCTGAAGGAAACTCTACAAACCTTGGTGCATATGTTGGGCTTCAAAATTATGCGCTTCCTCCAGGAAAAAATTATAATGAAATCGTTGATATAGGTATTGCAGCTAGTTCCGGGTGGTTTTATGCATGGTATTCTGATAATAAAATGTCTGTTGGAACATCAACTGATTTAAACTATTGGATCCCACTAAAATCTATGGATTAA
- a CDS encoding hypothetical protein (product_source=Hypo-rule applied; cath_funfam=2.40.30.80; cleavage_site_network=SignalP-noTM; superfamily=64182), translating to MLMRKLKYSFLFLCAAFFSVGAGVKHPLHVSTTEVNFNAKDKTLEVSCKIFSDDFEAILAKLYKQKTDLSNPNMKKAMDELVKKYLLSHLQLKANGKVASMNYIGFEIDHEATNIYLEVEKIPSVKSVEVSNTILYDMFDDQMSIVHIVKGTIRKSTKILYPEKKFTANF from the coding sequence ATGTTGATGCGTAAATTAAAATATAGCTTTTTGTTTTTGTGTGCTGCTTTTTTTTCTGTTGGAGCAGGAGTAAAACACCCTTTGCATGTAAGCACAACTGAAGTAAACTTTAATGCAAAGGATAAAACTTTAGAAGTAAGCTGTAAAATCTTTTCTGACGACTTTGAGGCAATTTTAGCCAAATTATACAAACAGAAAACAGATCTGAGCAATCCGAATATGAAGAAGGCAATGGATGAATTGGTGAAAAAATATCTACTTTCTCATTTACAGCTAAAAGCCAATGGCAAAGTGGCTTCAATGAACTACATCGGATTTGAGATTGATCATGAAGCTACTAATATTTATCTTGAGGTGGAGAAAATTCCGTCTGTAAAATCGGTTGAGGTGAGCAACACTATTTTATATGATATGTTTGATGATCAGATGAGCATTGTACATATTGTAAAAGGCACTATCCGTAAAAGCACAAAAATCCTTTACCCTGAAAAAAAGTTCACCGCAAACTTTTAA
- a CDS encoding O-antigen/teichoic acid export membrane protein (product_source=COG2244; cog=COG2244; pfam=PF01943,PF14667; superfamily=81321; transmembrane_helix_parts=Inside_1_20,TMhelix_21_43,Outside_44_52,TMhelix_53_72,Inside_73_92,TMhelix_93_115,Outside_116_120,TMhelix_121_140,Inside_141_152,TMhelix_153_175,Outside_176_178,TMhelix_179_201,Inside_202_221,TMhelix_222_244,Outside_245_263,TMhelix_264_286,Inside_287_306,TMhelix_307_329,Outside_330_333,TMhelix_334_356,Inside_357_368,TMhelix_369_389,Outside_390_392,TMhelix_393_415,Inside_416_441), which yields MKLPAIKGFNEEAFNKYLKNTGLLMLGRVGSLVIKMAVSIMVANYLLTFNNGILTSAIAYTYLFASIAGLGLDQFIVKELHQFPGNRDTILGTAFLLKVIAGLVCIPAIFLAWTIRPLSDIPYHIILILSFTGLFQSLTVIDSYFQSEVQSKYIMQVQIVGNVISALTKIALIVFSANLIYFVYSFLFDTALLSIGYFYVYQRKGRNIFKWSFNKELALKLLHFSWPLIISGIMVSVYMKIDLLMLKEIMGQKGTAEAGAYATAVSLSEALNFVPVAIVTSLFPAILNARRDNLERYQKRLQNLYDLMAWLSLAFALFVTFTAPYIYRLYNPEFAFAAPALALHVWGSIFVFLGVASGQYLIAEGFSRLTFIRTGFGAAVNIVLNLILIPKMGMIGTAIATVIAYFCSTFFILLFKKTRQQGLMMLKSLFLITAFQKIFNK from the coding sequence ATGAAATTACCCGCCATAAAAGGTTTTAACGAAGAAGCATTTAACAAGTATCTAAAAAATACGGGGTTGTTAATGCTGGGCAGAGTTGGAAGTTTAGTAATAAAGATGGCCGTTAGCATAATGGTTGCCAATTACCTGCTAACTTTTAATAATGGCATTTTAACAAGTGCGATTGCTTATACTTATCTTTTTGCATCTATTGCAGGCCTTGGCCTCGATCAGTTCATCGTAAAAGAGCTTCATCAGTTTCCAGGAAATAGAGATACCATATTAGGAACTGCATTTTTATTAAAGGTTATTGCTGGTCTGGTTTGCATACCTGCTATTTTTTTAGCCTGGACCATCCGCCCGCTTTCTGATATTCCATATCATATTATTTTAATATTGTCTTTTACGGGCTTATTTCAATCTTTAACCGTAATCGATTCTTATTTCCAGTCCGAAGTACAGTCGAAATACATTATGCAGGTACAGATTGTTGGAAATGTCATATCAGCGCTTACCAAAATTGCGCTGATTGTATTTTCTGCTAACTTGATCTATTTCGTGTATTCATTTCTTTTTGATACCGCCCTGCTATCAATAGGTTATTTTTACGTTTACCAACGGAAGGGGAGAAACATTTTTAAATGGTCTTTTAATAAAGAATTAGCTCTCAAATTGCTCCATTTTTCCTGGCCTCTAATTATTTCTGGCATTATGGTATCAGTTTACATGAAAATAGATCTGCTGATGTTGAAAGAAATTATGGGGCAAAAGGGAACTGCAGAGGCTGGTGCCTATGCAACCGCGGTTAGCTTAAGCGAAGCCTTAAACTTTGTACCTGTGGCCATTGTAACCTCTCTTTTTCCTGCAATTTTAAATGCCAGAAGAGATAATCTGGAGCGATACCAAAAAAGGCTTCAAAATTTATACGATTTAATGGCCTGGCTAAGTCTTGCATTTGCCTTATTTGTAACTTTTACTGCACCCTATATTTATAGGTTATATAACCCTGAATTCGCATTTGCCGCGCCAGCGTTAGCCTTACATGTATGGGGAAGTATTTTTGTTTTCTTAGGTGTAGCGAGTGGTCAGTATCTGATTGCGGAGGGATTTAGCCGTCTTACCTTTATCCGTACGGGTTTTGGAGCAGCCGTTAATATTGTATTAAACTTAATACTGATCCCAAAAATGGGTATGATCGGTACGGCTATAGCTACGGTAATTGCTTATTTCTGTTCTACTTTTTTTATTTTGCTATTCAAAAAAACGCGGCAACAAGGTTTGATGATGTTAAAATCACTGTTCCTTATTACCGCGTTCCAGAAAATATTTAACAAATAA
- a CDS encoding hypothetical protein (product_source=Hypo-rule applied; smart=SM00191) — MKNAFYLLAIAVLCACNSEKKETTQAVIPTPTGIQGLQKSNTVQPAAQSAKTNLIFNPPHGDAGHTCALAVGAPLHQTAAVQPQKSASPQPVTVPVPPVAVNTSGKKLNPKHGEPGHRCDIAIGAPLDSKPTQIVTTQPAVKQTVAIKTGKGLNPPHGQPNHRCDIAVGAPLNSKPAQAVNTVPVAAPETKTSEIKASETKSEGK, encoded by the coding sequence ATGAAAAACGCTTTTTACCTGTTAGCCATTGCTGTTCTTTGTGCATGCAATAGCGAAAAGAAAGAAACTACTCAAGCAGTTATCCCAACACCTACAGGAATACAGGGGCTTCAAAAAAGCAATACTGTGCAGCCCGCAGCGCAAAGTGCCAAAACTAACCTTATTTTCAATCCGCCACATGGCGATGCCGGCCATACCTGTGCTTTAGCAGTCGGGGCACCATTACACCAAACAGCTGCCGTTCAACCACAAAAAAGTGCTAGCCCACAACCGGTAACTGTTCCAGTACCTCCGGTTGCAGTAAATACATCAGGCAAAAAACTCAATCCTAAACATGGAGAACCTGGCCACAGGTGCGATATTGCTATTGGCGCGCCTCTCGATAGCAAACCAACACAAATTGTTACCACGCAGCCTGCTGTAAAACAAACTGTAGCGATAAAAACAGGAAAGGGTTTGAACCCGCCTCATGGCCAGCCCAACCATAGGTGCGACATTGCTGTCGGCGCACCTTTAAATAGCAAACCTGCACAAGCTGTAAATACAGTTCCTGTCGCGGCTCCTGAAACTAAAACTTCAGAAATAAAAGCATCGGAGACAAAAAGTGAAGGAAAATAA
- a CDS encoding putative protein tyrosine phosphatase (product_source=COG4551; cath_funfam=3.40.50.2300; cog=COG4551; smart=SM00226; superfamily=52788), whose product MNILFICSRNKWRSATAESIYKNHPDHQVRSAGTAPSARIKVNEKLIIWADLIFVMEKKHKQRITARFPEETCDKEIITFHIPDDYQYMDEELIEELNAKVADYL is encoded by the coding sequence GTGAACATTCTCTTTATATGCAGTAGAAATAAATGGCGTAGCGCCACTGCCGAAAGTATCTATAAAAACCATCCCGATCATCAGGTAAGATCAGCGGGAACAGCGCCATCGGCCAGGATTAAAGTTAATGAAAAACTAATCATCTGGGCCGATCTCATCTTTGTGATGGAGAAAAAGCATAAGCAAAGGATCACTGCACGTTTTCCTGAAGAAACCTGCGATAAGGAAATTATTACGTTTCATATTCCAGATGATTATCAGTATATGGATGAAGAACTTATTGAAGAGCTAAATGCAAAAGTTGCCGATTATTTATAA
- a CDS encoding hypothetical protein (product_source=Hypo-rule applied), which produces MLWLKYHLQKPKKGLDPVPKAFAEQYAANEYQKIDSKIIDIIKAT; this is translated from the coding sequence ATGCTTTGGCTTAAATATCACTTACAAAAACCAAAAAAAGGTTTAGATCCGGTTCCAAAAGCTTTTGCAGAACAATATGCTGCAAACGAATACCAAAAAATAGACAGTAAAATTATAGATATCATAAAAGCCACTTAG